A region of the Apium graveolens cultivar Ventura chromosome 6, ASM990537v1, whole genome shotgun sequence genome:
GCAAACTGATCTTTGCTGAAGTGAAAGCGCGCCTTCAGAAAATACTGCATCCGAGAAATATTGACTGTATAAGCAAGATTTGATTGGACATACGATTTAAGGTAAGGAGATATCAAGATCATGGAGTTGCTAATAATATTCATTTGGTTGGCTTGTGTTTCTTAATATCTGTCAATTTTCCTGCTCTTGTTATTTACTTTAAGCCGTTAAAAGCAATTtggaattttaaaaaattatctcTATGCTCAAGTATGCATAAATCAATTGAAGAAGCAACAGTTGCTGATATTGGGAGTTCCATAACATTACAAATTGGAGAGAGGAAATACCAAAAGTGAAGATGCAAGTCCACCATCTCCAAAACTCTGGAAGAAGGCAACAGCTGCTGCTAATGAAAATGTTGGGCTACAGAGCAAATTGTGTTTTAATAAATTTGTGCCCAAGGGCTAAGACACACAAGACATAATTGCCAACAGTAGATAAAATCCTGAAACCTTTAAGCCATTGGGAAATCACATGCAATGTACATAGCATATAAGAATGGGATAAAACTATAGACTAGACAATATTGGAAAAAGAATATGTTAAGGGATCTTAATAGCATATAAGAAAGGAAGATAAACTATAGACTGGACATGTTTGGAAAAGAAATTAAATGTTGAAGGAATCACAAAAGAATTATGTCATACCTACTCCTAATCAAGAAAACAAAATCAGCTGGGGATGGAATTTTCTTGAACTCTTTTATCTTACTAGATGATTCTTCATCACATTGATAATTCTCTACTCCATTTTTCAAGATTGGCTGTGTTATAGCATCATTCTGATGTAATGATTCCTTGAGGAAAATCCTCATATAGACAGTGGCAAGTATTGATATAAATGCAGAAGCCTGCGCTTGTAAAGAAGTGGCATAAAAGAACACAAAATCTGTGATGATCATATGTTAAATGTATGTTTACAAACCTGAGATGCCTGAGCAGCTGAAAGAAAGCGAGCAACTAAAGTTCCCCCGAGATATGCACTTGAACCTACCCCAGATAGCACTCCAATGGCTGCACATCGTTTCCCCTCCGAAATGTTGTCTGCCTAAGAAGATTTGTGTGTACATaatgaatttttatttttctgGTAACAGTTCTCTTTCACGAATCAAAAAAAATCTTAGCCAATTATGCAAAAACGTTGCTACTTAAGTGCAAGGATAACTTCAACCTCAATTCACAACATTCCAATCTTCCATCCCATATACCCTACCCATCTTGATTACTCGCACAGTAACAGTTAATAGATACTTGACCATTCCAATTGATTTACTTGCTCCTTTTTTCACAAATTATTATGGCACATAAAATTCATTTAAGTACATTCCGCCTGACTGATGGGCTTAATACTTCTGTCTTTGCTGTTTCTCTAATAGCACTACAAAAAATCACGGAGGGACAAGGCTGGAAGCCCACATCTTCAACTGATTGCAGGGTTGGTGTCATTGCATATTCATAAACCATCATATCTCTAGATCGCATGCTAAATTATCTAGAATTTTAGAGGACTAAGAAAATAAGGGTCTAGGCTTACATAATCGTCAATATTATTCTTCCCTTTGAAATTAAAGTAAGAGGTTTTAGGCCTTATTTACCACATATGCAAGAGCCAGGCACTGGACACTGCCATCAGCAACCATGGCAGTTAGAGTTCTGAACACAAAGTATGCATAGAAGTAGTTCCTCTCTCTACTGTATGCCAATATAACTGCCAAAAAGCTTTTTCTAAGTAATTAAAAGATCACAACAATATATTATACTCGCAAGCATAAAGTTCACATCAGTTCATAGTATCCATCAGTTCACCCGTATAAAGTTATATCTTCAAGATTCTGAACTAGCGTCATGATATAACAAGATAACAGGAAAGTAGGCTTTTACACTACTAGGTCAAAATTTCCATAAAAATTGTCTTTCTCTTTTTCCTTTCACTTGCATTGTTTTTATGACTAAGCTGACATAGATAGTTATAGGAAAGATTGAAAGGGAAAAAAGTTTGGTAATAGTGGAGATTTAAAAGACCCAACTAATATTCTTTAAGTAGCAATGCTAGAAGCATAGTGGGTGAACCAGATAACAATTCACATAAGATGTGTATTTCTACAACTCTGATCAACATAACTACCACTTTCTTACTTCATGATCTCAAATATCTTTAAAGTTCTACGTTATTAATTGGCACTCGAATTTTTCATGCAAAGGGGAGTGATTCCACAACAGAAAACAAATCTAGGTGATGACATATATATGAACATAGATATTAATCTATATTTTCTACAAACTGAAAAATATCGATGGAAAAGCAAAGCGATGTTGTCATGTAATGCTTAAGTATAGTGCAGAGGTTGCATGAAAGCAACAACATATATCTAATCGCGTTCCACTGATGTAATGACAACTTATATAGGTACAGGCATGGGAGTAGCGAAAGGAAGTGGGTAGGACCAGCGTTGCACTTTCGAAGAAGGAGAACAATTAGGGAGCAAGAGACTGATGAAATTAGACAATCTCCCATACATACCCAGGGGAATGATGGAAACAGTCATAGGCAATGTTAACATGGCCTTCCTTCCATACACGTCAGAAAGGTTCCCAATTAGTGGCATCATAATTACTGAGCCCACGCCAATAATCTGCATTAACAAACATTCATGCATGCAAATTGAAATATTAATCACAGAATCTTGTTCATGTCAATATTATTAGTAAAATTAACTACAGAAGTTTGAGTCCTAGCTAAAACTCTTTTTACTTGTCCAAATGATGTTAATAGCATATACTAAAATTCTTAAGGAGAAAAGTAGTTACACAACTACTGGTTTGTAGAAACATATGAAGATTCAAATTTATAACAAAACAAGAAATGCACTTCATTATGTTTACAACTAGTTAGCTAGTTAGGGAAACACCTAAGTACTAACAAAAACATATTAATAAACAATTGATTCATCACATAAATAAAAGGGAAATAATTTATTTCTTTTAGTTTAAATCTTATAATATAGTGGTATCCATTTTAATGATTCCCGAATGTACGAAAATCAAACCCTGAACATCCATGAGTCGAGCCATGACCTCTAATTTTTTTTCAATAGGTTACACTAAATTTTATTGTGGTGGGACAAGCCTCACTCCAGTCCCTTCACCGCCTTCACACACACAAATTAACAAAGGGGCGGTGCTGGTCGAGATCTTGATTCCTCTAAAAGAGGTCAAGGATTCGACTCGTGGCATGTGCGCGATTTTAACTATCAAACAAAGAAAGAAAGAGGGGGGCATACAGCTTGTTGGAAGCCAGAAAGGTAAATGGCAAGAGAACATTGATCTTGAGCAGGGCAAAGGGCAGACATAGTAATATCAGTGATGGCAGGAGTCACGATAATTGTTCCCACGTTTGACAGGAACACTGTCACCAACAGGTGCTTAATCCTTCCCAACTTGTCATCACTCTCCACCATTTTCTGCACTCTTTTCTTCTGCTACtgtactttttttaaaaaatattagaACATCAAGTGTCAAGTATGTTTTGCATATGAAAATGTATGATCGCAGCGGTGACATATATAAAGAGAAAAAAGCAAGACACTTTTGTAACGGCCTCGTGTACGTGGATAGTCAAGAGGGAGACAATGGGTCTACATGACTTTTTACGTCATATATATACTCTCATTCTTTCCAAAACAATTACCCGTTTCAAGAAAATGTATTTTTTGTAATTACTTAAAAATACTAATAAGTAATTAACATATATAAATATTGACAAATGTTATATGTAAACCacttaaattttaatatattttagattatttcagtatatatatatatatattgtaataCAAATGTCTTTCtgaattattatattatataaaattaaattataatacAAAGTATGATATTATTGTACACGATATTATATTACAGTATGTGTATGATGTTTATGATTTAGGTTTTATGCATAAAAACTAGTTTTATAATACTAATTTTGTAGCTGTGTGATTCACGagataatttatatattattaaaaatgattaGATTAAGTTTATTGTGAAAATAATTTATGTGCTTATTGTTGCTTCATATATTTATAGATGTACGTGaggtttttaaaatttagaatttaGTTATATCCTTTAACACAAATGAAATGATaatgataataactaaactaattaggAGGTTGTCTCGCAAAATGGATTTGGGTCAGAAAAATCGAAtcgaaattataaaattaaaattcgATCAAAGATCCGAATCATATAATTCgataattatccaaaaattaaattaaacAGATTTGAAAATTATCGGAACATGAAGATAACCGAAAATGATCTGAAATACTAGATCTGATTTTAAATTGGAATCTGACAAAATCGAGTCATATATTATCTGAACCGAATATGATCCGAAATAagtaaaattcatatttaaaagTAGTTTATGTTATGAtaatattattattgaatcataatattttgtaaaagtacattatattttattaaaagtACTATATTtagtaaaaaatattttttaaagtctaaaaattgaaaaaatgaataagttatgataCGAAAATATCCGAACGAAATTTGTCCAATTTTTATCCGAATTTTATTCGTTTTTAATCCGAATTAGACCTGAACCAAATCACATCCGATCCGATTTGGATTGATTTCCAATTATATTATAATCCGAAAATGAAATCGATCCGAAATTAATCACATTCAAAACCGATCCGATTATTCAGTTTGCCAGGTCCCGTACCCGTAAGTTCTTGAAATGCATGTAGGTTTTGATTATTTTTAAACCGTATGTTTTTGCTAATATCATAATATCGCGAGGTTTTGCTGAAAAactgaaaataaaaaataaaaatgacGGAAAATCAAATCGGATCATGTAATTGCAGCTCATTAAGTGCTTTAATCAAATTATACGTGAGATATATTGAAAATTTTTATGAAGAACATTATTTAATAATCCTAAAGATTACTTATGTTCTATGATTAAAATactatgaaatatattattttataaaatataatttacaaatattattaattaattaaaattattgaagattTTAAAATGTGTATTTTCTGCAAACTGGACAAATATTCTTCAAATTAAATATGTTTcgtaaaataaaatattttataatattttacaTACCGTACAAATATGATATTTAagattttaaataatataataatatttatagaATAAGATCGATAAAATAATAGATTTTGTAAAATTTTTATGTAAAATTTTACTTCGATCAAAAGATAATCTTCAATGAACTCAACTCAagaatataatataatttaatataataccAATTATATGGATTGTGGACATGGCCCAAGGCAAGGCAGCTTATGACTTATTTTATATCAAGTCTGGCCCATTTTTGTTTAGTTGATAAATAGTCCTTCACTCTCTTTCATTAGAAGAATATGATACAGATATTAAGAAAAAAAGTAATTTAGTAAAAAGATATAAATTAATTGAATTAGATTATAAgatcaattaataattattatataaaatgAGTGTATTTAAAAATAACAGTAAAATATGCGGGTGGTTGATAGTTAATTTTTatgttaaaattttattatttttggaaGTTAATTCTTTTATTGTCACTTAATTAGCTAATGGGAACCGGTCCTCACAACTATTTGCCAAAGACATTTTACACAGCAAACAATTCATCTTCCATCGGATCAACTATTTAACTTCTAATAACTTAATTCCTGTGCCATTAGATCAACCATCTAATAGCCCCTCATCTTGTatcttttttattaaaaaattattattattctatctatttatttttcattaaaaatttagtattattatattttttttattacgCAGTTAAAATTggtttatttttctaaaatttcgaaattcatatttttcaatTATAGATTGTAACTacttaaataaaaatttaataagCTCACTAAATGAAATAATACAAACAAAATTTATATTATCATTTATATTAGGAGTTTTTATTTGTTTTCTATCATCAACAAAATGTAATATATTgcttaaattataattaaaatataattatattttttgttTAAATATTTTCTATTTCGAAAAATTTGAACTAGATTTGTTTTATAATCTCTTGCTCTAACTATTAGTAACCAAATAAATTTCAAACTAGAAAATATGGTCACatctttaaaaaataatttttgatttCAGATGTAATTTTTTTAACTTATTGTTAAGCAAAACAAAATGAAATTGTGATTTTTACCAAACATAAACTTTATGGTAATGTAAATTATTACAATAAGATCACAGGAAATAATAACACGAAATTATACAACACATAAAATTATTACAATAATACAAAATTATACAATAAATTTATAATACATTGTGATTTTTTGTATTTTATTAGTTAACTTATCAAAAAATTtgtatattttaaatttataataaaaaatgggatgcaaaaaataaattaaaaaccaacattaactttcacattaaataaataaataaaattacaaagTTCATAGGTAGATACAAAGTTGCTGAGGTGTTTATTTTTTAAATAACCGTGGGATGATTAACAATTATTGTGTAAAATGTCCATGATAAACTGGGACCAGCTCCTTTAATAACCCCATGTGTCACTTCAAAATGGGGTGCGTGTTCCATTTTTAAAAAAGTGTTAAAAACATAATTGTGTTTCTGtttaacattttttttaattttttgaagaGAAAAAACATAAGTTGAAGTTATGTTATTTCTTTactcttttttttttgaaaacacAAAACGCAACTTAAGATCTTGCTTTGAGGTGCTAAACATAAGTTGAAATTCAGTTTTTTTTGCCCAAAAACTAAAAATACTATTTAAGATCATGTCTTggcaaaaaaacaaaaaaaataaaaacacaataCCAATTTGCATTAACTTCAAAAACTAACTTTGAGGTTGCGTTTTGCCCTACCTTAACATTAATTGAAGTTGCGTTTTCAgcttttaaaaaataataaattaaaacggaacACGCAACTCcgtttttaattaaaaaaaataaaaatatgacaCGAAACTCCGTTTTGGAGTTATATTTGGggccaattttttttaaaataacatTGAGAATCATTTATCTTCGAATTGTGACATTTGGGACCTTTTTTCTATAACATATTTATGATAATTAATCCTAGAGTACTGGAGCATTCAACAGTGTCTTGTTCCGGGGTTACTTTATGCATTATATTTTTCTGAAGTAATGAATATTAATCACTTTAAAGTAGTTTAAGCTGTTTAGATTAACAGTATTAGACATAATTGGAGGAATCTATTCTACACTTAATAATATTGTTAGTCAATATGTAAAATCTGATTTAATCTGCAATTGAACTCTAGAAGAGTTCTGATCTTTCTTATGGATCCATATGAATGAAGGCGATATGCAGCTTTAGAACTAATATGATTTTGTTGTATACCTAATCTTAAAATTAACGTTGCACGTGAAACGGTTTGTTGTACAATATCTACATCATCCAACAGATATCTGATCATATTTCATCCTCTTGTGGTCCATATATATGTTGTGTTACATAAGCATGATCGATCTCATTTTTAGTTTCGTGTAGTATTTTGACAAGATATATATATGTATTCTTCATCTGAATATGTATTTGGTTTTGTAATTCCGTCTGTTGTGATCTGCTACTTGGTAATTAGGTATTTGTAGTGTGACTGTGCCTTGAAAAAACTGTCAAGAATCCAATAGATAAAAGATACATAAGAAGTATATGGTGCGAAGTTTTTAATAAGATATATTGCTTGCGATTTAGTTTTAAGGACAGCATGTAACATAAAGATATAAAAGGATGgattttgatatgaaaatttCAAAGACTTCTTGCAAAGAACAATCTTGGTTATTTAGCAGTGACTAATGAGTGGTTGTTTATGAATTGCCATACATCTTTAATTTGTAAGGCTAGCCCCCCCCCCCCAATCAGTTGTACATGATAAATTACTATACTGTTGGTCACACGTCCAACTGCCATGTTAAACTGTGAAGCAATATACTACATCTTGCAGTTGTTCATGTAATTGTCAGTTATATGGTGCTGATAAATTCAAGTCTAtatatgtacatgatgttacTCCAGAATAAGCAGCCactttgttgatggcttcctgCAGAAACTATATCTTAGACTTGAGTAGTACTTCTGCTGGACTGCCATTTCTCTGCCATTTCTCCTCCACTTGACCAGTTTTTATCATAGTATTCAAAATATCGATCAGGTTATATAGTATCCAAACTATATGTTGTAATTCAGTCTGTTGTGCTCTGCTACCTGGTAATAGGTAATTGTACTGTCAATGTGCCTTGAAAAATTTCAAGATTAAGAGACGTTGCAGAACAACTCAGGTTCTAATATACCAACAATGCTGGAGATTATTCTGGAAATAAAAgttgttaatttttttttctggAAGGGATTATGTCACAGGCTAGCTAGGTTCATGGATAGTGATTGACAAAGAAGAACAATTTCAATTTTGAACGGACCCCAATATTTACATAAAAATTAAGTGTTTTTTCTTATATATTGGTGATAATAAGCGTGATAAAATATGTTGTAACAATCATCTGTCGCGGACACAATAGATAAAAAAACATGAGAAGTAAATCTTTAGCACTAAGATCATCATGAGTGATATAAGCAAAGTTTGTAAGAACATATATTGCTAGATTAAGTTGTAAGGACATCATGTGACATGAGATATAAACAAGATAAATTGTCATTTGAAGATTTACAGACTTTTGTTTTCTTGCAAAGAACAGCCTTGATTATACATTTGTGTCCAAAATATTGATCTGTTACAAAACACCTGCAAAGGTCGTATTGCCTCGGACACTGCCTGTATATTCTAGAATAAAATATGATCCATGATTGACAATCGGTGATTTTGTTCCACCTGATATCCGGGGTGGACTTTTAAGCAATGATTAAAAACTGTGAGTGCCGCTAAGTGTGCTAGCATGCTTTGTTAGCTTGTGGAATTTTGGTCATAACATGTTGTCTCAGATAAATATAAAATACTATATTACATATGACAATTTCCAGAACATATTTTTTGAAATACGAAAGGAGGGGAGCTGAGAATCGAAAATATTGCACACACAATTATACAAATAAAATGGTTATGACCATTCTCAACCATCTGATACACAACATGTATTAGCCTTACACAATACTGTCCAGTACAGTTTTATCTTTGCTTGATAGCAGATTCAAAATTCATTCTGATTTGTAATCTGCAACAATGGATTGTTTTTTATGTGTACCTGCAGATGATGAGCACGGCTTATCACAAACAAGAATGGATCACAATGTCTTGATATTAGCGGAAATCGGTTTATTGTAACAATCACTGTGGATTGAAATCAGTTGATATATATTCACAGCAATAAAATCAATTCCAGACTGACAATTACACTGTGCTCAGAGAAATAACATAGAGAACCCTGCAATCAGATTAGAATATTAAGTGATAAATAATGTGCATTCATCTATGCTAATGACCTTGATTAAGATGTTCAATTTAATTGCCTTAAACAAAGACAGAATGAATCAACGAAGCAAATAAAGTATAGAATTTGATGATGTTTTAAACCGACCAACTGACTGAATCACAGGATGCCTCCACACAGCAAATGCCAAACAGTAACGTGTTTAATCTACTCAAATTCACAAATTGACCTAGATTTGTTAGACATGTATCAAGCACTAAATATTATTCTAGAAAGCTATCCAAAGTTCAAAATAATATGATTCACAATATCGGAAATTATTAACATCATTCATATGAGTTGGATAATTCACCATATACACCCTTAGGCCTTTACTCTTAAGGACCATTTGGATCATATATAAGATTATAACCCAGTTAACCAAAATGAGAATTGCattctaatatatttttataatgaAATCTCGTTCTCATTCTCCCACGATCTGTCCATCATGTTACATCTCTGAATCATCGACAGAAAATTGTACTTAGTGGTAGCTAGTTTGTACAAAATCCTATATATATGTACAATATGCAACTAAATAGTAACATGAATAATATCGTCAATCAACATTCTTACAAGTTTCTTGATCAACATCAGTGTCATAATTCTCATCATCAGGTAAAAGCTTACAAGTCACGACCAGTATAACATTCTTGAAACA
Encoded here:
- the LOC141663636 gene encoding uncharacterized protein LOC141663636 isoform X3, which codes for MVESDDKLGRIKHLLVTVFLSNVGTIIVTPAITDITMSALCPAQDQCSLAIYLSGFQQAIIGVGSVIMMPLIGNLSDVYGRKAMLTLPMTVSIIPLVILAYSRERNYFYAYFVFRTLTAMVADGSVQCLALAYVADNISEGKRCAAIGVLSGVGSSAYLGGTLVARFLSAAQASQPILKNGVENYQCDEESSSKIKEFKKIPSPADFVFLIRSSPTFSLAAAVAFFQSFGDGGLASSLLYFLKARFHFSKDQFADLFLIGYLSSVVSQLLIMPLLVPLIGEEKLLSLGMLVGFLNMLVYSIAWSVWIPYAIAGLSMFVMFASPCLRSLVSKQVGHSEQGMAQGCISGISSIANIVSPVVFSPLTALFLSDKAPFDFPGFSLLCIGLAHLIAFIPSAMVTAATKISNSEVANDDCPEANSEVANNDCPEA
- the LOC141663636 gene encoding uncharacterized protein LOC141663636 isoform X1; this translates as MVESDDKLGRIKHLLVTVFLSNVGTIIVTPAITDITMSALCPAQDQCSLAIYLSGFQQAIIGVGSVIMMPLIGNLSDVYGRKAMLTLPMTVSIIPLVILAYSRERNYFYAYFVFRTLTAMVADGSVQCLALAYVADNISEGKRCAAIGVLSGVGSSAYLGGTLVARFLSAAQASQASAFISILATVYMRIFLKESLHQNDAITQPILKNGVENYQCDEESSSKIKEFKKIPSPADFVFLIRSSPTFSLAAAVAFFQSFGDGGLASSLLYFLKARFHFSKDQFADLFLIGYLSSVVSQLLIMPLLVPLIGEEKLLSLGMLVGFLNMLVYSIAWSVWIPYAIAGLSMFVMFASPCLRSLVSKQVGHSEQGMAQGCISGISSIANIVSPVVFSPLTALFLSDKAPFDFPGFSLLCIGLAHLIAFIPSAMVTAATKISNSEVANDDCPEANSEVANNDCPEA
- the LOC141663636 gene encoding uncharacterized protein LOC141663636 isoform X5, producing MVESDDKLGRIKHLLVTVFLSNVGTIIVTPAITDITMSALCPAQDQCSLAIYLSGFQQAIIGVGSVIMMPLIGNLSDVYGRKAMLTLPMTVSIIPLDNISEGKRCAAIGVLSGVGSSAYLGGTLVARFLSAAQASQPILKNGVENYQCDEESSSKIKEFKKIPSPADFVFLIRSSPTFSLAAAVAFFQSFGDGGLASSLLYFLKARFHFSKDQFADLFLIGYLSSVVSQLLIMPLLVPLIGEEKLLSLGMLVGFLNMLVYSIAWSVWIPYAIAGLSMFVMFASPCLRSLVSKQVGHSEQGMAQGCISGISSIANIVSPVVFSPLTALFLSDKAPFDFPGFSLLCIGLAHLIAFIPSAMVTAATKISNSEVANDDCPEANSEVANNDCPEA
- the LOC141663636 gene encoding uncharacterized protein LOC141663636 isoform X4, with amino-acid sequence MVESDDKLGRIKHLLVTVFLSNVGTIIVTPAITDITMSALCPAQDQCSLAIYLSGFQQAIIGVGSVIMMPLIGNLSDVYGRKAMLTLPMTVSIIPLDNISEGKRCAAIGVLSGVGSSAYLGGTLVARFLSAAQASQASAFISILATVYMRIFLKESLHQNDAITQPILKNGVENYQCDEESSSKIKEFKKIPSPADFVFLIRSSPTFSLAAAVAFFQSFGDGGLASSLLYFLKARFHFSKDQFADLFLIGYLSSVVSQLLIMPLLVPLIGEEKLLSLGMLVGFLNMLVYSIAWSVWIPYAIAGLSMFVMFASPCLRSLVSKQVGHSEQGMAQGCISGISSIANIVSPVVFSPLTALFLSDKAPFDFPGFSLLCIGLAHLIAFIPSAMVTAATKISNSEVANDDCPEANSEVANNDCPEA
- the LOC141663636 gene encoding uncharacterized protein LOC141663636 isoform X2 encodes the protein MVESDDKLGRIKHLLVTVFLSNVGTIIVTPAITDITMSALCPAQDQCSLAIYLSGFQQAIIGVGSVIMMPLIGNLSDVYGRKAMLTLPMTVSIIPLVILAYSRERNYFYAYFVFRTLTAMVADGSVQCLALAYVADNISEGKRCAAIGVLSGVGSSAYLGGTLVARFLSAAQASQASAFISILATVYMRIFLKESLHQNDAITQPILKNGVENYQCDEESSSKIKEFKKIPSPADFVFLIRSSPTFSLAAAVAFFQSFGDGGLASSLLYFLKARFHFSKDQFADLFLIGYLSSVVSQLLIMPLLVPLIGEEKLLSLGMLVGFLNMLVYSIAWSVWLRSLVSKQVGHSEQGMAQGCISGISSIANIVSPVVFSPLTALFLSDKAPFDFPGFSLLCIGLAHLIAFIPSAMVTAATKISNSEVANDDCPEANSEVANNDCPEA